A stretch of Lewinella sp. 4G2 DNA encodes these proteins:
- a CDS encoding right-handed parallel beta-helix repeat-containing protein, with product MFRLPYLLVLLLAALPGTCVSAQTTYFVATDGVDDDTRDGLSTATAWASLAYACERVPGDINAPDTIQIGAGTFIVTEAATPEPGVAIQGEGADQTILRSGPDWVMTNRPKDEAWQDYIISFEKFPLGYNGIQTTNMTVRNLRLESTLDNLTHGGIYFRDVDSILIENLEIVDFGWAGIAIQFGEQIEVRGCYIENANRTEDDFFSGNIHTAWLRDAKFHDIIYRNTVPGDRQWGVGYKGGGHTNVQIYDSDFSTGSGFDIEIPFEQEFGVDIYNNTFNRTVSVPKGGANGDPASRGFTYSMRIRDNYFTNGYDIEGPREYMEVCHNFFDVQNDNGRCYAQFGSTNIIGRNSIHHNVAVGVDRSFFWVNGGLDTVDFYNNTLYYENADNRAGAMIAVRSTVTGWNIKNNLLVSPADQPRLVGAVMNGPSTEFEANLAVNALDASLPAGNYLDEDPGLNESGAMPDTFFAPASATSFVVDRGVDVGFPFEGAAPDIGAYEYVAAALPIELLAFSGQTEKEAARLQWSVANASNFSHFEVLELTTEGTLALAQVPYNGDRDRYELLVDWTTGPTERTFQLKMVDLDGSEAMSDALTLRRVADTEDVVVFPNPTTELLNFRMAERGAYRLYAADGQLFGRGMAVAPLTSVPVSHLASGTYRLVVIGRRGDIRTVAFVR from the coding sequence ATGTTCCGATTGCCGTACCTCCTGGTACTGTTGCTTGCTGCTTTACCCGGCACCTGCGTCAGCGCCCAAACGACCTATTTTGTTGCTACCGACGGAGTAGATGACGACACCCGCGACGGGCTTTCTACCGCCACTGCCTGGGCTTCCCTGGCCTACGCCTGCGAGCGCGTGCCGGGCGATATCAATGCTCCCGATACCATTCAAATTGGGGCCGGTACCTTCATCGTGACCGAGGCCGCCACGCCCGAACCGGGGGTGGCCATACAGGGAGAAGGAGCGGATCAGACCATTCTGCGCAGTGGCCCCGATTGGGTGATGACGAACCGGCCGAAAGACGAAGCCTGGCAGGATTACATCATCTCCTTCGAGAAATTTCCGCTCGGCTACAACGGGATTCAGACAACGAATATGACCGTGCGCAACTTGCGTTTGGAGTCCACGCTGGATAACCTTACCCACGGTGGGATTTATTTCCGCGACGTTGATTCCATCCTGATCGAGAACCTCGAGATCGTCGATTTTGGCTGGGCGGGCATCGCGATACAGTTCGGTGAGCAGATCGAGGTGCGCGGGTGCTACATCGAGAACGCCAACCGGACGGAAGACGATTTTTTCAGTGGTAATATCCACACCGCCTGGCTGCGCGACGCCAAATTTCACGATATCATTTACCGCAATACCGTGCCCGGCGACCGCCAGTGGGGCGTTGGGTACAAGGGCGGCGGCCACACGAACGTGCAGATCTACGACAGCGATTTCAGTACTGGATCCGGGTTCGACATTGAGATTCCCTTTGAGCAAGAATTTGGGGTGGATATCTATAACAATACCTTCAACCGCACCGTCAGCGTGCCCAAAGGTGGGGCGAACGGCGACCCGGCCAGCCGTGGTTTTACCTACTCCATGCGTATCCGCGACAACTATTTTACCAACGGTTACGACATCGAGGGGCCACGGGAATACATGGAGGTTTGCCACAATTTCTTCGACGTGCAGAACGACAATGGCCGCTGTTACGCCCAGTTCGGCAGTACGAATATTATCGGCCGCAACTCCATCCACCACAACGTGGCGGTAGGCGTCGATCGGTCGTTCTTCTGGGTCAACGGCGGATTGGACACCGTGGATTTTTACAACAATACCCTCTATTACGAGAACGCCGACAACAGAGCGGGGGCGATGATCGCCGTTCGGTCCACGGTTACTGGCTGGAACATCAAGAATAACCTCCTTGTGAGCCCCGCTGATCAGCCGCGCCTCGTGGGGGCGGTGATGAATGGACCGTCCACCGAATTTGAGGCAAACCTGGCCGTTAACGCACTCGACGCTAGCTTGCCCGCGGGCAATTACCTCGACGAAGACCCCGGCCTCAACGAATCCGGAGCCATGCCGGATACGTTTTTTGCCCCCGCTTCCGCGACCAGTTTCGTGGTGGATCGGGGCGTCGACGTTGGCTTTCCCTTTGAGGGCGCTGCGCCCGACATCGGCGCCTACGAATACGTGGCGGCCGCGTTACCCATTGAGTTGCTAGCCTTTTCCGGTCAGACCGAAAAGGAGGCCGCGCGTTTGCAGTGGTCGGTGGCCAACGCCAGCAATTTCTCCCACTTCGAGGTGCTGGAACTCACGACCGAAGGCACGTTGGCGCTGGCGCAGGTGCCATACAATGGGGACCGGGACCGGTACGAATTATTGGTGGACTGGACCACCGGGCCCACGGAACGTACCTTCCAACTCAAGATGGTAGACCTCGATGGAAGCGAAGCGATGAGCGATGCGCTGACCCTCCGGCGAGTGGCGGATACTGAAGATGTGGTCGTCTTCCCCAACCCGACGACCGAACTCCTCAACTTCCGGATGGCGGAGCGGGGTGCCTACCGATTGTACGCCGCCGACGGGCAACTGTTTGGCCGGGGGATGGCGGTGGCGCCGTTGACGTCCGTACCGGTCAGCCACCTGGCTTCGGGAACCTACCGCCTGGTCGTTATTGGCCGGCGGGGGGATATCCGGACGGTGGCCTTCGTCCGGTAG
- a CDS encoding gluconate:H+ symporter — MQIVIVLIGIAVLIGLIAYVKLDTFLSFILVSLGLGIALGIPVFSEDPTVTTLTAAIKNGIGGTLGFLVIILGCGAMLGKLVADSGAAQRIADTLIRIFPNKYVHWAVVLTGFIVGIPMFYSVGFVVLLPLVFTVAARTKLPLVYVGLPMLAALSVTHGYLPPHPAPTALVGDFGADLGRTLMLGLIVAIPAIILGGPVFGSTLKQYNPVPLKSLFSGKQFTDAEMPGIGVSIFTALLPVILLGGAAALRLLIGGDSPLAPVLDFMGDPIIAMVLSICIAILTLGVGRGKKMAEVSVSLVTAVKDIAMILLIIAGAGALKEVLIVSEVSLYIGSLLNGLNVSPLILAWGIASLIRFCVGSATVAGLTSAGIVAPLIVQTGADPSLMVLATGAGSLMFSHINDTGFWLFKEYFNLSVRDTLKTWSVMEMIVSVTGLLGTLALSYVV; from the coding sequence ATGCAAATTGTTATCGTCCTGATCGGGATTGCCGTGCTCATCGGTTTGATCGCCTACGTGAAATTGGATACGTTTTTGTCCTTCATCCTGGTCTCGTTGGGGTTGGGGATTGCGTTGGGCATTCCCGTTTTTTCGGAGGACCCGACGGTGACTACGCTCACCGCAGCCATTAAGAACGGGATTGGGGGGACGCTCGGTTTTCTCGTCATCATTCTCGGCTGCGGGGCGATGCTGGGGAAGTTGGTTGCCGATAGCGGGGCGGCGCAACGGATCGCGGATACGTTGATTCGCATCTTCCCGAATAAATACGTTCACTGGGCGGTGGTGCTGACGGGATTTATTGTGGGGATACCTATGTTCTATTCAGTAGGGTTCGTGGTGTTGCTGCCCCTCGTCTTTACGGTGGCGGCCCGGACGAAGCTACCCCTCGTCTACGTCGGGCTACCGATGCTGGCGGCGCTGAGCGTTACCCACGGCTACCTGCCGCCACACCCGGCACCGACGGCTCTGGTAGGCGACTTCGGAGCGGATCTTGGGCGGACGTTGATGCTTGGGCTGATCGTGGCCATCCCCGCCATCATTCTGGGTGGGCCGGTTTTTGGGTCCACGCTCAAGCAGTACAATCCGGTACCGTTGAAGTCCTTATTCAGTGGAAAGCAATTCACCGATGCGGAGATGCCGGGGATTGGCGTATCCATTTTTACGGCCCTGCTACCCGTCATTCTGCTGGGGGGAGCCGCGGCGCTGCGGCTTTTGATTGGTGGGGATAGTCCGCTGGCGCCGGTCCTGGATTTTATGGGGGACCCCATCATTGCGATGGTCCTCAGTATTTGCATCGCCATACTGACGCTGGGCGTTGGCCGGGGGAAGAAGATGGCCGAAGTGTCCGTTTCCCTGGTTACGGCGGTGAAGGACATTGCCATGATCCTGCTCATCATTGCCGGGGCGGGGGCGCTTAAGGAGGTGCTTATCGTGAGTGAGGTGAGCCTGTATATCGGTTCCCTGCTCAACGGGCTGAACGTATCCCCGCTCATCCTCGCTTGGGGGATTGCTTCGCTGATTCGTTTCTGCGTTGGTTCGGCTACGGTGGCGGGGTTGACGAGTGCGGGCATCGTTGCGCCACTCATCGTGCAGACGGGGGCAGACCCGAGCCTGATGGTCCTCGCTACCGGGGCGGGCAGCCTGATGTTTTCCCACATCAACGATACCGGATTCTGGCTCTTCAAAGAGTATTTCAACCTCTCCGTACGCGATACACTGAAGACCTGGAGCGTGATGGAGATGATCGTTTCGGTGACGGGATTGCTGGGCACACTAGCCCTGAGCTACGTCGTGTAG
- the ade gene encoding adenine deaminase, producing MIEVKGRLVDLDARETYGAIITVNDEGYIAAIDRDPSRDKRGHFILPGFVDAHVHIESSMLLPVEFAKLAVTHGTVATVSDPHEIANVMGMEGVEFMIDNARHTPLSINFGAPSCVPATTMETAGATLGVKDVAALLERDDIKYLSEVMNYPGVLNGDLEMLAKISAAIERGKPVDGHAPGLLGEEAFRYAQAGPSTDHECTTEEEARGKLDSGMKILIREGSAAKNYAALHGLIDEFPDRLMFCTDDCHPDDLMAGHINQLVMRAIRQGHDKYDVLQIACRNPVEHYGLDIGQLRVGDRADFILIDDFRFMAVYATYIKGQMVAEAGHHNLPDHRPEPINRFNCSPKTVEDFRIAPGPDGGRLRVIEVFDGELVTGKKLMDPILNERGEPVAAPERDLLKIAVINRYEDAPVALGFVTGMKMQLGAIASSVAHDSHNIVVVGVDDESMARVANAIINEKGGIAATRGEYLEILPLPIAGIMTAESGPKVAARYAELTGFARRKLRCSLEAPFMTLSFLALLVIPELKLSDKGLFGAEAFGLVDLWEVG from the coding sequence ATGATTGAAGTAAAAGGCCGCCTCGTAGACCTGGACGCCCGCGAAACCTACGGCGCCATCATCACCGTAAATGACGAAGGCTACATCGCGGCCATCGACAGGGACCCGAGCCGAGATAAGCGGGGCCACTTCATCCTGCCCGGCTTCGTGGATGCGCACGTCCACATCGAATCATCCATGCTGCTGCCGGTGGAATTCGCCAAACTCGCCGTGACCCACGGAACGGTAGCCACCGTATCCGACCCTCACGAAATCGCCAACGTGATGGGGATGGAGGGCGTGGAATTCATGATCGATAATGCCCGGCACACTCCCCTGAGCATCAATTTTGGCGCCCCGAGCTGCGTGCCGGCGACCACGATGGAGACCGCCGGCGCTACCCTCGGGGTAAAGGACGTCGCCGCCCTGCTGGAACGCGACGACATCAAGTACCTCTCCGAAGTGATGAACTACCCCGGCGTCCTGAACGGTGATTTGGAGATGCTGGCCAAGATCTCCGCCGCCATCGAACGCGGTAAACCCGTCGACGGCCACGCGCCGGGGCTACTGGGAGAAGAAGCCTTCCGCTACGCCCAGGCTGGCCCCTCTACCGACCACGAGTGCACCACCGAAGAAGAGGCTCGTGGCAAATTGGATTCGGGCATGAAAATCCTCATCCGCGAAGGCTCCGCCGCAAAAAATTACGCCGCCCTCCACGGGCTGATTGATGAGTTCCCGGACCGCCTCATGTTCTGTACCGATGATTGCCACCCGGACGACCTGATGGCTGGCCACATCAACCAACTGGTGATGCGGGCCATCCGGCAGGGGCACGATAAATACGACGTCCTCCAAATCGCCTGCCGTAACCCGGTGGAGCACTACGGGCTCGATATTGGCCAACTTCGCGTAGGGGACCGGGCGGACTTCATCCTCATCGACGACTTCCGATTCATGGCCGTGTACGCAACCTACATCAAGGGACAGATGGTCGCCGAAGCCGGCCACCACAACCTGCCGGATCACCGCCCGGAACCGATCAACCGCTTTAATTGCTCCCCCAAAACAGTGGAAGACTTCCGCATTGCGCCCGGCCCGGATGGTGGCCGCCTGCGCGTCATCGAAGTCTTCGACGGCGAACTCGTGACCGGCAAAAAACTGATGGACCCTATCCTCAATGAGCGGGGCGAACCGGTAGCCGCCCCCGAACGCGATCTGTTGAAGATCGCCGTCATCAACCGCTACGAAGATGCTCCAGTGGCGTTGGGGTTCGTCACGGGCATGAAGATGCAACTGGGCGCCATCGCCAGCTCGGTCGCCCACGATAGCCACAACATCGTTGTGGTGGGCGTGGACGATGAATCGATGGCCCGCGTAGCCAACGCCATCATCAACGAAAAGGGGGGCATCGCTGCTACCCGGGGGGAATACCTAGAAATCCTCCCCCTCCCCATCGCCGGTATCATGACGGCGGAATCTGGCCCAAAGGTGGCCGCCCGCTACGCCGAACTCACCGGTTTTGCCCGGCGGAAACTGCGTTGTAGCCTCGAGGCTCCGTTCATGACTTTGAGCTTTTTGGCGTTGCTGGTGATTCCGGAATTGAAATTATCGGATAAGGGTTTGTTTGGGGCGGAGGCGTTTGGGTTGGTGGATTTGTGGGAGGTGGGGTAG